One Moorella sp. E308F DNA segment encodes these proteins:
- the thyX gene encoding FAD-dependent thymidylate synthase — MQVELISHTPDPERLVAAAARLCYSPRGASRLMAEMDKDEVARLLRLLISLGHESPLEHITFTFAIEGVSRVLSHQLVRHRIASYSQKSQRYVNEDDFTYIIPPSIAAVPEALARYQECMRALQKAYHEIQELVPREDARYLLPNACETKLVCTFNARSLFNFFRLRCCNRAQWEIRELALKMREQVRKVAPLIFCHAGPTCETEGVCREGARSCGRAPVVRAREEI; from the coding sequence ATGCAAGTTGAACTCATCAGCCATACCCCGGATCCAGAGCGTTTGGTCGCAGCAGCTGCTCGCCTTTGTTACTCGCCCCGTGGGGCAAGCAGGCTGATGGCCGAAATGGACAAAGACGAAGTGGCAAGGCTGCTGCGCCTGCTTATATCCCTGGGTCATGAATCCCCCCTGGAGCATATCACCTTTACCTTTGCCATAGAAGGGGTCAGCCGCGTCCTTTCCCACCAGCTGGTCAGGCACCGTATAGCTTCCTATTCCCAGAAATCCCAGCGCTACGTCAACGAAGATGATTTTACCTACATTATCCCTCCCAGCATCGCCGCTGTACCGGAAGCTCTGGCTCGCTATCAAGAATGTATGCGGGCCTTACAAAAGGCATATCATGAAATACAGGAGCTGGTCCCCCGGGAAGATGCCCGCTACCTGTTACCAAATGCCTGCGAAACCAAGCTGGTCTGTACCTTTAACGCCCGCAGTTTGTTTAATTTTTTCCGCCTGCGTTGCTGTAACCGGGCCCAGTGGGAAATCCGGGAGCTGGCCTTAAAAATGAGGGAGCAGGTGAGAAAGGTAGCACCTCTCATTTTTTGCCATGCCGGGCCCACCTGCGAAACGGAGGGCGTC
- a CDS encoding Mini-ribonuclease 3: MDPVAGLSPLVLAYVGDAVYELLVRTHLVRRGPARLEQLHREAVRFVRAASQARLVPALEAHLTAVEKDILRRGRNARPGHLPRSAVPEEYHFSTALESLFGYLYLKGEWQRLDELTRLIFELAEV; encoded by the coding sequence GTGGATCCTGTTGCCGGCCTTTCGCCCCTGGTTCTCGCCTACGTCGGTGACGCCGTATACGAACTGCTGGTCCGCACTCACCTGGTGCGCCGCGGCCCCGCCAGGCTGGAGCAATTGCACCGGGAAGCCGTGCGTTTTGTCCGGGCCGCCAGCCAGGCCAGGTTAGTCCCGGCCCTGGAGGCCCATTTGACGGCTGTGGAAAAGGATATCCTGCGCCGGGGGCGAAATGCCCGGCCGGGGCACCTGCCCCGCAGCGCCGTCCCGGAGGAGTACCATTTCAGTACAGCCCTGGAAAGCCTCTTCGGTTACCTGTACCTGAAGGGCGAGTGGCAGAGGCTGGACGAGCTTACCCGGCTCATTTTTGAACTGGCGGAAGTATAA
- the cysS gene encoding cysteine--tRNA ligase produces the protein MYLYNTLTGRKEEFTPSETGRVRMYVCGPTTYNYIHLGNARPLVVFDALRRYLEYRNYDVFYVQNFTDIDDKVINRAREEGVPALSLAERYIEEFFRDADALNVKRASLYPRVSQHIGDIIAAIEELIRRGFAYEAGGDVYFEVEKFPAYGRLSRRTPGEMRAGARVEVNTAKRNPLDFALWKAACPGEPAWDSPWGPGRPGWHIECSTMALKYLGPGFDIHGGGADLIFPHHENEIAQAEAGTGCPFARFWLHNGFITVNQEKMSKSKGNFFLVRDITSRFRPLAVRLFLLSTHYRSPIDFDDAGLLAAEKGLERLENTRRLLNEARCYLAGDGRGTASSEEGAALAGRVEELRQEFMAALDDDFNTARALAALYDLAREINSYFAGTARPDTGAVIKAATVFEDLGENVLGLFGRPHQQVDDALLEGLMDIILSIRQEARQRKDWATADAIRDRLKGLGIILEDTPRGPRWKKS, from the coding sequence ATCTACCTGTACAATACGCTGACGGGCCGAAAGGAAGAGTTCACTCCGTCTGAGACGGGCCGGGTGCGGATGTATGTCTGCGGGCCAACTACTTATAACTATATCCATCTGGGTAACGCCCGGCCCCTGGTGGTCTTTGACGCCCTCCGGCGTTACCTGGAATACCGGAATTATGACGTCTTTTATGTCCAGAATTTCACCGACATCGACGACAAGGTCATCAACAGGGCCCGGGAAGAAGGAGTACCGGCATTAAGTTTAGCTGAACGTTATATTGAGGAGTTTTTCCGCGACGCCGATGCCTTAAATGTGAAGCGGGCCTCCCTTTATCCCCGGGTCAGCCAGCATATAGGAGATATTATCGCCGCCATCGAGGAGCTTATACGGCGCGGTTTTGCCTATGAAGCCGGGGGCGACGTTTACTTTGAAGTAGAAAAGTTCCCCGCCTATGGTCGCCTGTCCAGGCGTACCCCCGGTGAAATGCGAGCCGGAGCCCGGGTGGAAGTCAACACCGCCAAGCGCAACCCCCTGGATTTTGCCCTCTGGAAGGCAGCCTGCCCCGGCGAACCGGCCTGGGATAGCCCCTGGGGGCCTGGCCGGCCCGGCTGGCATATTGAGTGCTCCACCATGGCCTTGAAATACCTGGGGCCGGGGTTCGATATCCACGGCGGCGGCGCCGATCTCATTTTCCCCCATCACGAGAACGAGATTGCCCAGGCAGAAGCCGGAACAGGCTGCCCCTTTGCTCGTTTCTGGCTGCACAACGGCTTTATCACCGTCAACCAGGAGAAGATGTCCAAGTCAAAAGGCAATTTTTTCCTTGTGAGGGACATCACCAGCCGTTTCCGGCCCCTGGCCGTGCGCCTGTTTTTACTTTCAACCCATTACCGCAGCCCCATTGACTTTGACGACGCCGGGCTCCTGGCTGCCGAGAAGGGCCTGGAACGGCTGGAAAACACCCGCCGTCTTTTAAACGAGGCCCGCTGCTATCTGGCGGGTGACGGTAGGGGAACGGCCAGCAGCGAAGAGGGTGCTGCCCTGGCCGGCCGGGTTGAAGAACTGCGCCAGGAATTTATGGCCGCCCTGGATGATGACTTCAATACGGCGCGGGCCCTGGCGGCCCTTTATGACCTGGCCCGGGAGATCAATAGTTACTTTGCTGGGACGGCCCGGCCGGACACCGGGGCTGTTATCAAGGCAGCTACAGTTTTTGAGGATCTGGGCGAAAATGTCCTGGGTCTCTTTGGCCGGCCGCATCAGCAGGTGGATGATGCCCTTCTGGAAGGTCTCATGGACATCATTTTAAGTATCCGCCAGGAAGCACGACAGCGCAAAGACTGGGCCACGGCCGACGCCATTCGCGACCGTCTCAAGGGCTTGGGAATAATCCTGGAGGACACCCCCCGCGGGCCCCGCTGGAAGAAAAGCTAA
- the cysE gene encoding serine O-acetyltransferase produces the protein MWRQLRRDIEVIFQRDPAARSILEVILCYPGFHALLLHRIAHFFYSHGMKLLARFISQINRFLTGIEIHPGAKLGEGIFIDHGMGVVIGETTEIGNNVTLYQGVTLGGTGKEKGKRHPTIGNNVVISAGAKVLGNITIGDNVKIGAGSVVLRDVPANCTVVGVPGKVVVRNGRKIADAEVSEIDLRHDELPDPVAEMLLCLQRQIQRLEQRIEELEASKDEHLPVQYADGPKGRVHSV, from the coding sequence TTGTGGCGGCAACTAAGAAGGGATATTGAAGTTATTTTCCAGCGTGATCCGGCAGCCAGGAGCATCCTGGAGGTCATCCTGTGTTATCCCGGTTTTCATGCCCTGCTCCTCCACCGCATCGCCCATTTCTTTTACAGCCATGGAATGAAGCTGCTGGCAAGGTTTATTTCCCAGATCAACCGCTTCCTGACCGGAATTGAAATCCATCCCGGGGCTAAACTGGGGGAAGGCATTTTCATCGATCACGGCATGGGAGTGGTTATCGGCGAGACAACGGAAATAGGTAATAATGTTACCCTGTACCAGGGCGTAACCCTGGGGGGTACGGGCAAGGAAAAGGGGAAGCGCCACCCTACCATTGGCAACAACGTCGTCATCAGCGCCGGGGCCAAGGTTCTGGGGAATATTACTATTGGCGATAATGTCAAAATAGGCGCTGGTTCCGTAGTTTTACGTGATGTACCCGCCAACTGCACGGTGGTAGGCGTACCGGGCAAGGTAGTTGTGCGTAACGGTCGCAAAATTGCTGATGCCGAAGTCAGCGAAATCGACCTCCGCCACGACGAACTGCCGGATCCGGTTGCCGAAATGCTCCTCTGCCTGCAACGCCAGATCCAGCGTCTGGAACAAAGGATCGAAGAACTGGAGGCCAGCAAGGATGAGCATCTACCTGTACAATACGCTGACGGGCCGAAAGGAAGAGTTCACTCCGTCTGA